In one Myotis daubentonii chromosome 1, mMyoDau2.1, whole genome shotgun sequence genomic region, the following are encoded:
- the LOC132237080 gene encoding oocyte-expressed protein homolog codes for MPLPLPRIRTRPWWFPALELRDPLVFYLEACLADPIFGKNGAMTPEIEWMNQVLLMVEKVNSGSLIEITVFGQPRVQNRVRSVLLSLAARHRENRARDKKIKQLEKFLKAHGSPPPTLQSARSRFPVA; via the coding sequence ATGCCGCTTCCACTGCCACGGATTCGCACCCGGCCCTGGTGGTTTCCTGCGCTGGAGCTGAGAGACCCATTGGTGTTTTACCTGGAGGCATGTCTGGCTGACCCCATCTTCGGCAAAAACGGAGCCATGACTCCGGAAATAGAGTGGATGAACCAGGTCCTGCTGATGGTGGAAAAGGTGAACTCCGGGAGCTTAATCGAAATCACTGTTTTCGGACAGCCCCGTGTCCAGAATAGGGTGAGAAGCGTGCTCCTCAGCCTGGCAGCAAGGCACCGGGAAAACCGTGCCCGAGATAAGAAGATAAAACAACTTGAGAAGTTCTTGAAGGCCCATGGGTCACCTCCCCCGACTCTCCAGTCTGCCCGGTCTCGGTTTCCTGTTGCATGA